From the genome of Pseudomonas mohnii:
GCATCGAAACCGACACCGATCAAACCTTCGGTAAAACCCGACTCATAGCGCAGCAGGAAACCTTGCGCCCATTCCTCTTGTTTGGATTGCGCAGCGTTGTCCTGGCGGTAATCCCGGTTGAAGTAGAAGTTACGCAGCTCGAGGCTGGCCTTGCTGTCCTTGACGAAGTCAGCAGAGGCGGGAGCCGAGAGACTGATGATACCGCCGGCAAGCAGCAGTCGGGTCGAGAGAGTGCAGGTATTGCGGTCCATGATGAAGCCCCTTTGTTTTTTTATTGTTGAAAGGACGGGCACAGCGGCCCTCGCCATGGCGGCAAGGGCTTATGAATAAAAAAACGCGGCGCCAAAATGAGAGGAGCTGACGCCGCGTTGGTGAAAACGTCAGAACTGTTCGGCGCTCAAGCCGTACAAAGGACCACTGCCAGCGCGAATGGATTGCTCCAGACTCAAGATGCGTGGCAGCAGGCGGTGGATGTAGAAGTCGGCGGTGGCGATTTTCGCGCCATAAAAACCTTCGTCTTCACTGCGTTTTTGCAGGGCGACCTGAGCCATCCGCGCCCAGAGCCAGGCGTAGGCGACGTAACCGAAGAGGTGCAGGTACTCCACCGAAGCGGCACCGACTTCGTTGCGATTGGTCGCCGCGCGATCCTGCAGCCAGTCGCTCAGGTCCTCCAGGCACCGCACTGCGTCGAGCAGTTGAGCGGCATAGGGGGCGTTCGGCTGGGTGGCAAAGCGGCGAATCTCCCCGGTGAATTGGCGCAGCGCCAGTCCCTTGTCGGCCAGCACCTTGCGGCCGAGCAGGTCCAGCGCCTGGATGCCGTTGGTGCCTTCATAAATCTGCGCGATGCGCACGTCACGCACCAACTGCTCCTGGCCCCATTCGCGGATGTAGCCATGGCCACCGAACACTTGCTGGCCGTTGACACAGCTTTCCAGCCCGGTGTCGGTAAAAAACGCCTTGGCCACCGGTGTCAGCAACGCGACCAGGTCCTGTGCGCTTTCGCGTTCCCAGGCATCGTCGGAAAACTTCGCCAGGTCCAGTTGCTGCCCGACATAACTGGCGAACGCGCGGCCGCCTTCAGTCATGGCTTTCATGCTCAGCAACATGCGGCGCACGTCAGGGTGAACGATGATCGGGTCGGCTGCTTTGCCCGGGGCCATGGCACCGGTCGGCGAGCGGCTCTGAATGCGTTCGCGGGCATATGCCACGGCGCTCTGGTAGGACGCCTCGGCACAACCGATGCCCTGAATGCCGATGGACAGGCGTTCGTAGTTCATCATGGTGAACATCGCCGCCAGGCCCTTGTTCGCCTCACCGATCAACCAGCCGCTGGCGCCATCGAAGTTCATCACGCAGGTGGCCGACGCCTTGATGCCCATCTTGTGTTCGATCGAACCACAACTCACGGCATTGCCGGCGCCCAGGGAGCCGTCGGCATTGACCAGCACTTTCGGCACCAGAAACAGCGAGATGCCTTTCGGGCCAGCCGGCGCATCCGGCAGCTTGGCCAGCACCAGGTGCACGATGTTTTCAGTCAGGTCCTGATCGCCACCGGTGATGAAAATCTTGCTGCCGGTGATGGTGTAGCTGCCATCGGCCTGAGGCTCGGCGCGGGTGCGGATGAGCCCCAGGTCGGTGCCGGCGTGGGCTTCGGTCAGGCACATGGAACCGGCCCAGCGACCTTCATACATCGGCGGCAGATAGAGGTTTTTCAGGGTCTCGCTGGCATGGGCATCCAGCGCCAGGCAGGCACCGGAACTCAAGGCCGAATACAGCGCAAAGCTCGAGTTGGCGCCGTAGAGCATTTCTTCGAACTGCACCGCGAGCATCTTCGGCATGCCCATGCCGCCGAACTCGGCATTACCGGACAAACCCACCCAGCCGCCTTCGATGTAGGTGGTGTAAGCCTGCTTGAAGCCGATGGGCGTGGTGACTTGGCCTTCATGCCACTGCGCGCCTTCTTCATCACCGCTGCGATTGAGCGGTGCAATCAAGTGCGAGGTGACTTTCGCCGCTTCTTCAAGAATGGCGTCGGCCGTATCGGCGTCGACGGTGTCGGCCAGGGCCGGCAGGCGCGCCCACAGGGCCGGGGCGTCGAATACTTCATGCAGCACAAAGCGCATGTCGCGCAGTGGGGCATTGAATTGGGGCATAACGTGAACCTCGTTGGGACGGTTGTGCAACGGGCACGGCGCCGCATGGGCGGGCCGTGCCTTTTCGATCAGTGACTGGAAGCGGCGGCGGCACCGAGACCGGTCTGGGCGCGGACGAACTGGTCGGCGAAGGCATCACGCTCCTTGTCGGCGCGCACGCTGCGGTCGAGCCTGGACACCACGACGATCACCAGGAACGCCAGCGGCATGGAAAACAGCGCCGGGTGGTCATACGGGAAGATCGCGTGAGCATGCCCGAGCACAGTGACCCAGACCGCTGGCGAGAGGATCACCAGCACCAGCGCGCAAACCAGGCCGGCAAAACCGCCGATGATCGCGCCTTTGGTGGTCAGGCCTTTCCAGTACATGGCCATGATCAGCACCGGGAAGTTGGTCGACGCGGCGATGCCGAAGGTCAGGCCCACGAGGAACGCGACATTCATCTTCTCGAACAGAATGCCCAGCAGAATCGCGATGATGCCCAGGCCTACCGTGGCCATGCGCGTGACGCGCATTTCCTGTTTCTCGCTGGCCTTGCCCTTCTTGAACACGGTGGCGTAGAGGTCATGGGAGATCGCCGAAGCACCGGCCAGTGCCAGCCCGGACACCACCGCCAGGATGGTGGCGAAGGCGACCGCCGCGAGGAAGCCGAAGAACAGGTTGCCGCCGACCGCTTTGGCCAGGTGCATGGCCACCATGTTGCCGCCGCCAATCAGGGCGCCGCCGACTTCACCGTTGACGTAGTACTGCGGATCGGTGCCGATGATCACCATCGCGGCAAAGCCGAGGGTGCACACCACCAGGAAGAAGAAGCCGATGAAACCGGTGGCGTAGAACACCGATTTACGAGCCTCTTTGGCGTTAGGCACGGTGAAGAAGCGCATGAGAATGTGCGGCAGGCCGGCTATGCCGAACACCAGGCCCAGGGACATCGACGCGGTGTTGATCGGATCGGCGAGCATCGAGCCTGGGCCCATGATGTTCCAGCCGCTGGCGTGGGCCTGTACGGCTTTGTCGGCCAGGGTCTCGTAGCTGAAACCGAACTGCGACATCGCCATCACCGCGAGGGTGGTGCCACCGGCCAGCAACAGCACGGCCTTGATGATCTGCACCCAGGTGGTGGCGATCATGCCGCCGAAGATCACATACACCAGCATCAGCGCACCGACGATCACCACCGCCACCGGGTAGTCGAGACCGAACAGCAGCTTGATCAACTGACCCGCACCGACCATCTGCACGATCAGGTAGCAGCACACCACCGTCAATGAACCGAAGGCCGCGAAGATCCGCACCTTGTTCTGGTCCAGCCGATAGGAAACGATGTCGGCGAAGGTATAGCGCCCCAGATTGCGCAGACGCTCGGCCATCAAGAAGGTGATGATCGGCCAGCCGACGAAGAAGCCGATGGTATAAATGAAACCGTCGTAGCCCTTGGCGAACACCAGGCTGGATAGCCCCAGCAGGGTGGCTGCCGACATGTAGTCACCGGCAATCGCCAGGCCATTCTGAAAGCCGCTGATACCGCCGCCGGCCGTGTAGAAGTCCGAAGTGGATTGGGTTTGACGCGCTGCCCACCAGGTAATGGCCAGCGTGCCCAGGACGAAGACGAAGAACATGCCGATCGCATTCAGGTTGAGCGGCTGTTTTTCCACCGCCCCCAGGGCCGGTGCGGCGAGTACGACAGAGGCCGGCAACAGGCCGAGAGTGCCGAGGATGAGCTTGTTGAACAGGGTCATCATTTGCTCTCCTCGAGAATGGCGGCGCCCAGGACATCGAAGCGCGTATTGGCGCTGTAGACATACCAGCCGGTCAGCAGCCAGGAAAACACGATGATTGCCGCGCCTACCGGCATGCCGAGCGTCAACATCCGGTGCTCGCCGAGCGGCGCGTGCAGCCACTGCGGGGCAAACGCCACAATCAGCATGAACAGGTAGTAAGTGCCCAGCACGGCGGCACTCAACGACCAGGCCAGGCGCGAACGACTGCTCACCAGCTCAAGGAATTTGGGATTGTTGCGAATGCGTTCGCAACGTTGGGTATCGGTTGAATGGATGTCGATCATCAGTAGCTCCACTTTTGTTTTTGTTATCGGTCCGTGGTGGGCCCGGCAGCGCCGAATTCGGCGTGCACGAGCCCGAGGCGGCAGGTTGAACACCTGCCGCCCGTGGGGTACATCGTTGTTTCGGGTTAGAGCGCGGCGGCCCGGTCGCGCAACACGTACTTCTGGATCTTGCCGGTGGATGTCTTCGGCAACAGGGTAAAGATCACGGTGCGCGGCACTTTGAAGCCGGCCAGGTGTTCGCGACAGAAAGTGATGATGTCTGCCTCGCAAACGTCCTGGTGATCGGTC
Proteins encoded in this window:
- a CDS encoding cation acetate symporter, translated to MTLFNKLILGTLGLLPASVVLAAPALGAVEKQPLNLNAIGMFFVFVLGTLAITWWAARQTQSTSDFYTAGGGISGFQNGLAIAGDYMSAATLLGLSSLVFAKGYDGFIYTIGFFVGWPIITFLMAERLRNLGRYTFADIVSYRLDQNKVRIFAAFGSLTVVCCYLIVQMVGAGQLIKLLFGLDYPVAVVIVGALMLVYVIFGGMIATTWVQIIKAVLLLAGGTTLAVMAMSQFGFSYETLADKAVQAHASGWNIMGPGSMLADPINTASMSLGLVFGIAGLPHILMRFFTVPNAKEARKSVFYATGFIGFFFLVVCTLGFAAMVIIGTDPQYYVNGEVGGALIGGGNMVAMHLAKAVGGNLFFGFLAAVAFATILAVVSGLALAGASAISHDLYATVFKKGKASEKQEMRVTRMATVGLGIIAILLGILFEKMNVAFLVGLTFGIAASTNFPVLIMAMYWKGLTTKGAIIGGFAGLVCALVLVILSPAVWVTVLGHAHAIFPYDHPALFSMPLAFLVIVVVSRLDRSVRADKERDAFADQFVRAQTGLGAAAASSH
- a CDS encoding acyl-CoA dehydrogenase C-terminal domain-containing protein, giving the protein MPQFNAPLRDMRFVLHEVFDAPALWARLPALADTVDADTADAILEEAAKVTSHLIAPLNRSGDEEGAQWHEGQVTTPIGFKQAYTTYIEGGWVGLSGNAEFGGMGMPKMLAVQFEEMLYGANSSFALYSALSSGACLALDAHASETLKNLYLPPMYEGRWAGSMCLTEAHAGTDLGLIRTRAEPQADGSYTITGSKIFITGGDQDLTENIVHLVLAKLPDAPAGPKGISLFLVPKVLVNADGSLGAGNAVSCGSIEHKMGIKASATCVMNFDGASGWLIGEANKGLAAMFTMMNYERLSIGIQGIGCAEASYQSAVAYARERIQSRSPTGAMAPGKAADPIIVHPDVRRMLLSMKAMTEGGRAFASYVGQQLDLAKFSDDAWERESAQDLVALLTPVAKAFFTDTGLESCVNGQQVFGGHGYIREWGQEQLVRDVRIAQIYEGTNGIQALDLLGRKVLADKGLALRQFTGEIRRFATQPNAPYAAQLLDAVRCLEDLSDWLQDRAATNRNEVGAASVEYLHLFGYVAYAWLWARMAQVALQKRSEDEGFYGAKIATADFYIHRLLPRILSLEQSIRAGSGPLYGLSAEQF
- a CDS encoding DUF485 domain-containing protein, producing the protein MIDIHSTDTQRCERIRNNPKFLELVSSRSRLAWSLSAAVLGTYYLFMLIVAFAPQWLHAPLGEHRMLTLGMPVGAAIIVFSWLLTGWYVYSANTRFDVLGAAILEESK